GTCTGGCGTGTGAGGCGAACGACATCGAACTCGTCATTTTCAATCATGCTCTGGCGCCTGCGCAGCAGCGCAATCTGGAGCAGGCGCTTAATCGGCGCGTGATCGATCGCACCAGTCTCATCCTCGACATTTTTGCGCAACGCGCCCGCAGCCATGAGGGCAAGCTGCAGGTGGAACTCGCGCAGCTGCAGTATCTGTCGACGCGACTGATCCGCGCATGGACCCACCTGGAACGGCAAAAAGGCGGTATCGGTTTGCGCGGCCCTGGCGAAACGCAGCTCGAAACCGACCGCCGTTTGATCGGCGAGCGCATCAAGGCGCTCAAGACGCGGCTCGAGAAACTGCGCCGTCAGCACGGCACGCAGCGCCGCGCGCGCAGCCGCAATCAGACCATGTCGGTGTCGCTGGTCGGCTACACGAACGCGGGCAAATCCACGCTCTTCAACGCGCTCACCAAGGCTCAGGCGTACGCCGCCGACCAGTTGTTCGCGACGCTGGACACCACTTCGCGGCGCGTCTATCTCGGCGACGAAGCGGGGCAGGTAGTGGTGTCGGATACGGTCGGTTTCATCCGCGAACTGCCTCACCAGCTGGTCGCGGCGTTTCGCGCCACGCTCGAGGAAACCATTCACGCCGACTTGCTGCTGCACGTGGTCGATGCGTCGAGCGCGGTGCGGCTCGACCAGATCGATCAGGTGAACGAGGTGTTGCATGCCATCGGTGCAGATACGATCCGGCAAGTGCTGGTCTTCAACAAGATCGACGCGGTGCCGGAGCTGGCGGCCCGTGGGGATGCGGTCGAAAGGGACGAGTATGGTAATATTTCGCGCGTCTTTTTGAGCGCGCGCACGGGGCAAGGGCTGGACACGCTGCGCGCTGCCATCGCTGAAATCGCTACTGCCGAACCTCTTCCCGAAACGCTGGTCGATCTCTCGGAAGAAGACCGGTCGGCAGCACCACGCGACGACCGCAAGGTCCCAGAACTCGGGCACTGACCCGTTCCAATTGCACTGACCCGCTGTCTACTCTGGTGAACGAACACAGGTGAACGATTACAACGAGCGGAGTATCTGGCTGCGCATGCGCGCCATGATGTCACTGAACGATCCGCGCTGGGGCCGTGGGGACGGCAATGGCGACCGGCAACGTCCAAACGAGCCCAAGCGTCCGCCG
The nucleotide sequence above comes from Paraburkholderia sp. FT54. Encoded proteins:
- the hflX gene encoding GTPase HflX produces the protein MAITPGRLILIPSNLINAALVGIDFGKIDFEASLEELSLLAQSAGANPLVTLTGRRSSPDAKMFVGSGKAEELRLACEANDIELVIFNHALAPAQQRNLEQALNRRVIDRTSLILDIFAQRARSHEGKLQVELAQLQYLSTRLIRAWTHLERQKGGIGLRGPGETQLETDRRLIGERIKALKTRLEKLRRQHGTQRRARSRNQTMSVSLVGYTNAGKSTLFNALTKAQAYAADQLFATLDTTSRRVYLGDEAGQVVVSDTVGFIRELPHQLVAAFRATLEETIHADLLLHVVDASSAVRLDQIDQVNEVLHAIGADTIRQVLVFNKIDAVPELAARGDAVERDEYGNISRVFLSARTGQGLDTLRAAIAEIATAEPLPETLVDLSEEDRSAAPRDDRKVPELGH